A window from Bacillota bacterium encodes these proteins:
- a CDS encoding LURP-one-related family protein, with product MKLYIKQKVFSWADKFTVKDEFENDRYYCEGEIFSWGHKLHLFDMTEREVAFIKQKLLTWMPKFEVYMGDNLRVVVKKEFTFFSQKYTLEGTDWSVSGDFWAHNYIIENSVGAVATITKKWFSWGDSYELDIVDGADEILVLATVLAIDCVLEASQNAGAAGAGAGSGS from the coding sequence TTGAAATTGTATATCAAGCAGAAGGTTTTTTCATGGGCGGACAAATTCACGGTCAAGGACGAATTTGAAAACGACAGATATTATTGTGAAGGCGAGATCTTCTCATGGGGGCACAAACTGCATTTGTTCGACATGACTGAGCGGGAAGTAGCGTTCATAAAGCAAAAGCTGCTGACATGGATGCCGAAATTCGAGGTATACATGGGTGATAATCTAAGGGTTGTAGTTAAAAAGGAGTTTACCTTTTTCAGTCAAAAATACACGCTTGAAGGGACGGACTGGAGTGTAAGCGGCGACTTTTGGGCGCATAATTATATTATTGAAAACAGCGTCGGAGCTGTCGCCACTATTACAAAGAAGTGGTTTTCATGGGGTGACAGCTACGAGCTCGATATCGTTGACGGTGCTGACGAGATTCTTGTGCTTGCAACCGTGCTTGCGATTGACTGTGTGCTTGAAGCGTCTCAGAACGCGGGTGCGGCAGGCGCCGGGGCGGGCAGCGGATCTTAA